In Pseudomonas rhizosphaerae, one DNA window encodes the following:
- the glpE gene encoding thiosulfate sulfurtransferase GlpE, producing MTEFKRIPPQQAQSLREQGAVVVDIRDPQTYAAAHITDSTHLDNHSLHGFITAADLDKPLVVVCYHGNSSQSAAAYLVSQGFSDVYSLDGGFELWRSTFPNETSQA from the coding sequence ATGACCGAATTCAAACGCATCCCTCCGCAACAAGCCCAGAGCCTGCGCGAACAAGGCGCCGTGGTGGTAGACATCCGTGACCCGCAGACGTATGCAGCCGCGCACATCACCGACTCCACGCACCTGGACAACCACTCGCTGCACGGTTTCATCACGGCGGCCGACCTGGACAAACCCCTGGTCGTGGTGTGCTACCACGGCAACTCCAGCCAGAGTGCTGCCGCCTACCTGGTAAGCCAGGGATTCTCCGATGTCTACAGCCTGGATGGCGGTTTCGAGTTGTGGCGCAGCACCTTTCCGAACGAAACCAGCCAAGCGTGA
- a CDS encoding symmetrical bis(5'-nucleosyl)-tetraphosphatase has translation MAVYAVGDLQGCLEPLKCLLQRVAFDPANDTLWLVGDLVNRGPSSLETLRYLYAMRDSLVCVLGNHDLHLLAVANNAERLKRGDTLREILDAPDGPQLLDWLRRQKLLHYDEQRNAVLVHAGIPPQWSLRKALRLAAEVETALRDDNLFQPYLDGMYGNEPNKWDKELQGAARLRVITNYFTRMRFCTADGKLDLKGKEGADTALPGYAPWFAHKARKTRDLRIIFGHWAALEGRCDEPGVFALDTGCVWGGAMTLLNVDSGERLSCTCTDKGDADVPAATRAADFPPPSDNR, from the coding sequence ATGGCGGTGTACGCCGTCGGCGATTTGCAGGGCTGTCTAGAGCCCCTCAAGTGCCTGCTGCAACGGGTCGCCTTCGATCCTGCGAACGATACGCTGTGGTTGGTCGGCGACCTGGTCAACCGGGGGCCGAGTTCGCTGGAAACCCTGCGCTATCTGTATGCCATGCGCGACTCACTGGTGTGTGTACTGGGCAACCACGACCTGCACCTGCTGGCAGTGGCCAACAACGCCGAACGGCTCAAGCGCGGCGACACCCTGCGCGAAATCCTCGATGCACCCGATGGCCCGCAGTTGCTCGATTGGCTGCGCCGGCAGAAACTGCTGCACTACGACGAGCAACGCAATGCCGTCCTGGTACATGCCGGAATCCCACCGCAGTGGTCGCTGCGCAAGGCCTTGCGCCTTGCCGCCGAGGTCGAGACGGCGCTGCGTGACGACAACCTGTTCCAGCCGTATCTGGATGGCATGTACGGCAACGAGCCGAACAAGTGGGACAAGGAACTGCAGGGCGCCGCGCGCCTGCGGGTGATCACCAACTATTTTACCCGCATGCGCTTCTGCACCGCCGACGGCAAGCTCGACCTCAAGGGCAAGGAAGGCGCGGACACCGCCCTGCCCGGCTACGCGCCCTGGTTCGCGCACAAGGCACGCAAGACCCGCGATCTGAGGATCATCTTCGGTCATTGGGCAGCCCTGGAAGGCCGTTGCGATGAGCCTGGCGTGTTCGCCCTCGACACCGGTTGCGTGTGGGGCGGTGCGATGACGCTGCTCAACGTCGACAGTGGCGAACGCCTGTCGTGCACGTGCACCGACAAGGGCGATGCAGACGTGCCCGCAGCGACCCGCGCGGCGGATTTCCCTCCCCCGAGCGACAACCGCTAG
- the apaG gene encoding Co2+/Mg2+ efflux protein ApaG gives MSDPRYQIDVSVVTRFLPEQSQPEQQRFAFAYTVTVLNSGQLPARLLSRHWVITDGDGKVEEVRGAGVIGQQPLIAAGASHTYSSGTVMATTVGNMQGSYQMQAADGKQFEAVIAPFRLAVPGALH, from the coding sequence ATGTCCGATCCTCGCTATCAGATCGACGTCAGCGTCGTGACCCGCTTCCTGCCAGAACAGTCGCAACCCGAGCAGCAACGCTTTGCCTTCGCCTATACCGTGACCGTGCTCAACAGCGGACAGCTACCGGCTCGCCTGCTGTCACGCCATTGGGTCATCACCGATGGCGACGGCAAGGTCGAAGAGGTCCGTGGCGCCGGTGTCATCGGTCAGCAACCGCTGATCGCCGCAGGCGCGAGCCACACCTACTCAAGCGGTACGGTGATGGCCACCACCGTAGGCAACATGCAGGGCAGTTATCAGATGCAGGCCGCAGACGGCAAGCAGTTCGAGGCGGTGATCGCGCCGTTTCGCCTCGCCGTGCCAGGCGCGCTGCACTGA
- the rsmA gene encoding 16S rRNA (adenine(1518)-N(6)/adenine(1519)-N(6))-dimethyltransferase RsmA, translating to MTEQYQHRARKRFGQNFLHDAGVIDRILRSIHAKPGEHLLEIGPGQGALTEGLLDSGAQLDVVELDKDLVPILNQQFAGKDNFRLHQGDALKFDFTSLGAEPATLRVVGNLPYNISTPLIFHLLHNAHLIRDMHFMLQKEVVERMAAGPGGGDWGRLSIMVQYHCRVEHLFNVGPGAFNPPPKVDSAIVRLVPHTTLPHPAKDHRLLERVVREAFNQRRKTLRNTLKALLPNEAIEAAGVDGSLRPEQLDLAAFVRLADQLAERSDAL from the coding sequence ATGACCGAGCAATACCAACACCGGGCGCGCAAGCGCTTTGGTCAGAACTTCCTGCATGACGCCGGCGTCATCGACCGTATCCTGCGCTCCATCCATGCCAAACCCGGCGAACACCTGCTGGAAATCGGACCGGGCCAGGGTGCACTGACCGAAGGCCTGCTGGACAGCGGCGCGCAGCTGGACGTGGTGGAACTGGACAAGGACCTGGTGCCGATTCTCAACCAGCAGTTCGCCGGCAAGGATAATTTTCGCCTGCATCAGGGCGATGCGTTGAAGTTCGACTTCACAAGCCTGGGTGCAGAGCCTGCCACCCTGCGCGTGGTCGGCAACCTGCCGTACAACATCTCCACACCGCTGATCTTCCACCTGCTGCACAACGCCCACCTGATTCGCGACATGCATTTCATGCTGCAGAAGGAAGTGGTCGAGCGCATGGCCGCAGGCCCTGGCGGTGGTGATTGGGGTCGGCTGTCGATCATGGTCCAGTACCATTGCCGCGTCGAACACCTGTTCAACGTCGGGCCAGGCGCGTTCAACCCGCCGCCCAAGGTCGACTCGGCCATCGTGCGACTGGTGCCTCATACCACCCTGCCCCACCCGGCCAAGGACCACCGCCTGCTTGAGCGCGTGGTGCGCGAAGCCTTCAACCAGCGCCGCAAGACCTTGCGCAATACGCTCAAGGCATTGCTGCCCAATGAGGCGATCGAAGCGGCCGGCGTCGACGGCAGCCTGCGGCCCGAGCAGCTCGACCTGGCGGCTTTCGTACGCCTGGCCGATCAATTGGCCGAACGAAGCGACGCACTCTGA
- the pdxA gene encoding 4-hydroxythreonine-4-phosphate dehydrogenase PdxA, protein MTPKRFALTPGEPAGIGPDLCLLLAAQPQPHPLIAITSRDLLVERAAQLGLAVSLLEVDADALPDHPAPAGSLYVWDTPLGAPVRTGQLDTANAAFVLQTLIRAAQGCLDGLFAGMITAPVHKGVINDGGIAFSGHTEFLADLTATEQVVMMLATGDLRVALVTTHLPLREVADAVTAERLERVTRILHADLQRKFGLARPRILVCGLNPHAGESGHLGREEIDIIEPTLERLRAEGMDLRGPLPADTLFTPKYLQHCDAVLAMYHDQGLPVLKYKGFGAAVNVTLGLPIIRTSVDHGTALDLAGTGKIDTGSLRVALDTAYRMAETF, encoded by the coding sequence GTGACACCCAAGCGTTTCGCATTGACGCCCGGCGAGCCGGCGGGCATAGGTCCAGACCTGTGCCTGCTGCTCGCCGCGCAACCCCAGCCACATCCCTTGATTGCCATCACCAGCCGTGACCTGCTCGTCGAGCGGGCCGCGCAATTGGGGCTGGCCGTCAGTTTGCTGGAAGTCGATGCCGACGCCCTCCCCGACCATCCCGCGCCAGCGGGCAGCCTGTACGTATGGGACACGCCGCTGGGCGCGCCTGTACGCACAGGCCAGCTGGATACGGCCAATGCCGCGTTCGTGCTGCAAACCCTGATCCGTGCGGCACAGGGCTGCCTCGACGGTCTGTTCGCCGGCATGATCACCGCACCGGTACACAAGGGCGTCATCAACGACGGCGGAATCGCATTTTCCGGACACACCGAATTTCTTGCCGACCTCACGGCCACCGAACAAGTGGTAATGATGCTGGCCACCGGCGACCTGCGGGTGGCACTGGTGACCACTCACCTGCCGCTGCGCGAGGTGGCCGATGCGGTCACCGCCGAGCGCCTGGAGCGCGTCACGCGCATCCTGCATGCTGATCTGCAGCGCAAGTTCGGCCTGGCTCGCCCGCGCATTCTGGTCTGCGGGCTCAACCCACATGCCGGCGAGAGTGGCCATCTGGGTCGCGAAGAAATAGACATCATCGAGCCTACCCTGGAGCGCCTGCGCGCCGAAGGCATGGATCTGCGCGGGCCGCTGCCCGCCGATACGCTCTTCACTCCCAAATACCTGCAGCATTGCGACGCGGTGCTGGCGATGTATCACGACCAGGGCCTGCCCGTACTCAAGTACAAAGGCTTTGGCGCGGCGGTCAACGTCACCCTCGGGTTGCCGATCATCCGCACCTCCGTGGACCACGGCACCGCCCTCGACCTGGCCGGTACCGGCAAGATCGACACCGGCAGCCTGCGCGTTGCCCTCGACACTGCCTATCGAATGGCCGAGACATTTTAA
- the surA gene encoding peptidylprolyl isomerase SurA gives MNVKTKLCDLLRPVVLGAMLLSTTAHAAVQQLDRVVAIVDNDVVMQSQLDQRVKEVQQTIAKRGGSGGVPPASVLEQQVLERLIVENLQLQIGERSGIRITDEELNGAIATIAQRNNMSTEQFRAALARDGLSYDDAREQVKREMIISRVRQRRVAERIQVSEQEVKNFLASDLGKMQLSEELHLANIQIQVPESASAAAIQAAASKAEDIYRQLKQGADFNKLAIASSSSENALEGGDMGWRKPAQLPAPFDRMLSSMPVGDVTQPVRTPVGFIILKVLDKRGGATQTVDEVHVRHILLKPSEIRSPAQTEELARKLYERIENGEDFATLAKNFSEDPGSALNGGDLNWVNPQSLVPEFRETMASTPVESVSRPFQTQFGWHVLQVLGRRATDNTEQARDQQAMTVLRNRKYDEELQTWMRQIRDEAYVEIKLPGADQAAQ, from the coding sequence GTGAACGTGAAGACCAAGCTATGTGATCTGCTGCGCCCAGTCGTGCTGGGCGCCATGCTGCTGAGCACCACGGCGCACGCCGCGGTGCAACAGCTGGACCGCGTCGTGGCCATCGTCGACAACGACGTGGTCATGCAAAGCCAGCTCGACCAGCGCGTCAAGGAAGTGCAGCAAACCATCGCCAAGCGTGGCGGCAGTGGTGGCGTGCCTCCAGCCAGCGTCCTGGAACAGCAGGTGCTGGAGCGCCTGATCGTCGAGAACCTGCAATTGCAGATCGGCGAGCGCTCCGGCATTCGCATCACCGACGAAGAACTCAACGGTGCCATTGCCACCATCGCCCAGCGCAACAACATGTCGACCGAGCAGTTCCGTGCCGCCCTGGCGCGCGACGGCCTGTCGTATGACGATGCGCGCGAGCAGGTGAAGCGCGAGATGATCATCAGCCGCGTACGTCAGCGGCGCGTGGCCGAGCGCATTCAGGTGTCGGAGCAGGAAGTGAAGAACTTCCTCGCCTCGGACCTGGGCAAGATGCAGCTGTCCGAAGAACTGCACCTGGCCAACATCCAGATCCAGGTTCCGGAAAGCGCAAGTGCAGCGGCCATTCAGGCGGCGGCCAGCAAAGCCGAAGACATCTATCGCCAGCTCAAGCAGGGTGCCGACTTCAACAAGCTGGCGATTGCCAGTTCGTCGAGCGAGAACGCCCTGGAGGGCGGTGACATGGGCTGGCGCAAGCCGGCGCAGTTGCCGGCACCTTTCGACCGCATGCTCAGCAGCATGCCGGTTGGGGATGTCACGCAGCCGGTGCGCACGCCCGTGGGCTTCATCATCCTCAAGGTGCTGGACAAACGCGGTGGTGCGACTCAAACCGTCGACGAAGTGCACGTACGTCATATTCTGCTGAAGCCGAGCGAGATTCGCAGTCCGGCCCAGACCGAAGAGCTGGCGCGCAAACTGTATGAGCGCATCGAGAACGGCGAAGACTTCGCCACCTTGGCGAAGAATTTCTCGGAAGATCCAGGCTCGGCACTCAACGGTGGTGACCTGAACTGGGTCAACCCGCAGTCGCTGGTGCCCGAGTTCCGCGAAACCATGGCCTCGACGCCGGTGGAATCGGTCTCGCGTCCATTCCAGACGCAGTTCGGCTGGCACGTTCTGCAGGTACTCGGCCGCCGCGCGACCGACAACACCGAGCAGGCCCGCGATCAGCAGGCGATGACCGTGTTGCGCAACCGCAAGTATGACGAAGAGCTGCAGACCTGGATGCGCCAGATCCGCGACGAAGCCTACGTTGAAATCAAGCTGCCTGGCGCCGACCAGGCTGCACAGTGA
- a CDS encoding LPS-assembly protein LptD, with protein sequence MALKSPAFRKKFPLLVTGGLLVMQPMATQFVFAAEQFDCQVSAAGAWDCNPKAPAAQLPPRPVHDGAAVASDGSGASSREEKTVGPVAVTQSKGRGLSSRSPDYSHLDWVPRSKLTAAQLAETGPYCSGAYIEPVRPGMNDNTPKSEAPTFIGAKASRYQTEEQVASLAGDVVMRQGSMQIEADEASLHQAENRGELNGNVKLRDNGALVVGDHAQVQLDTGEAQVDNAEYVLHKSRIRGNALYAKRAENAIIRLKDGTYTTCEPDSNAWQLKGNNITLNPATGFGTATNVTLRVKDIPVLYTPYIYFPIDDRRQSGFLPPSFATDSDSGFTLVTPYYFNLAPNYDATLYPRYMAKRGVMMEGEFRYLTKTSEGQFGGAYLNDENDDRRLQSDYDKTRWMVNWQHKGGLDSRLTTEVDYTDISDPYYFQDLQSDQIGVERTDWINQQGALTYRGDTYTARLNAQAYKLATVADITPYNRMPQITFTGALPYHPGGLDFTYNSEIVRFERDLRTGTFINEDGFGERRIDNNVLGLARANGNRLNLEPGVALPLNWNWGFVRPSLKYKYTQYDLDLDSQGKNSLLADEKYGSSQNRGVPIASIDSGLYFDRDTQMFGTNFRQTLEPRLFYLYVPEEDQTDIPVFDTSETTFSYGSLFRENRFTGSDRVGDENKLSLGVTSRWIEENGFERQRVSVGQAVYFKDREVQLPGVDFKTRDDAQANVSPYALEYEYRFNRDWRFSSDFNWDPDSRSTRSGSAMFHYQPEDNPNKVVNLGYRYRDDTVHYDSATGRWTFGGDYGQPGDPNYVKDYYKIQQHDFSVMWPIVPQWSVISRWQFDYNRNRTLEAFGGFEYDNCCWKMRLINRYWVDYDEYSQAAPQNEKGDHGVFLQIVLKGLGGVVGNKVEGFLDKGIQGYREREDQAM encoded by the coding sequence ATGGCATTGAAATCCCCCGCGTTTCGTAAAAAATTTCCGTTGCTGGTCACTGGCGGTTTGCTGGTGATGCAACCCATGGCCACCCAGTTCGTCTTTGCTGCTGAGCAATTCGACTGCCAAGTCTCCGCTGCCGGTGCCTGGGACTGCAACCCCAAGGCTCCCGCCGCGCAGTTGCCGCCGCGTCCCGTGCACGATGGTGCCGCAGTGGCCAGCGATGGCAGCGGTGCCTCTTCGCGCGAAGAGAAAACCGTCGGGCCGGTGGCGGTCACGCAGAGCAAGGGCCGCGGCCTGAGCTCGCGCAGCCCCGACTACAGCCATCTCGACTGGGTGCCGCGCAGCAAGCTGACCGCCGCCCAGTTGGCCGAAACCGGACCGTACTGTTCCGGTGCGTACATCGAGCCGGTGCGCCCGGGCATGAACGACAACACGCCCAAGAGCGAGGCACCGACCTTCATCGGCGCTAAGGCTTCGCGCTACCAGACCGAGGAGCAAGTTGCTTCGCTGGCCGGTGACGTGGTGATGCGCCAGGGCAGCATGCAGATCGAGGCCGACGAGGCCAGCCTGCATCAGGCCGAGAACCGCGGCGAGCTCAACGGCAACGTCAAGCTGCGCGACAACGGCGCACTGGTGGTGGGCGACCACGCCCAGGTCCAGCTCGACACCGGCGAAGCGCAGGTCGACAACGCCGAGTATGTGCTGCACAAGTCGCGTATCCGCGGCAACGCGCTGTACGCCAAGCGCGCCGAGAACGCGATCATCCGCCTCAAGGACGGTACCTACACCACTTGCGAGCCGGACAGCAACGCCTGGCAGCTCAAGGGCAACAACATCACGCTGAACCCGGCCACTGGCTTCGGCACCGCGACCAACGTCACCCTTCGTGTGAAGGATATTCCGGTGCTGTACACGCCGTATATCTACTTCCCGATCGACGACCGTCGCCAGTCCGGCTTCCTCCCGCCGTCCTTCGCCACCGACAGCGACAGCGGTTTCACCCTCGTCACCCCGTACTACTTCAACCTGGCGCCCAACTACGACGCCACGTTGTACCCGCGCTACATGGCCAAGCGCGGCGTGATGATGGAAGGCGAATTCCGCTACCTGACCAAGACCAGCGAAGGCCAGTTCGGCGGTGCGTACCTCAACGACGAGAATGACGATCGCCGTCTGCAGTCCGACTACGACAAGACGCGCTGGATGGTCAACTGGCAGCACAAGGGTGGCCTGGATTCGCGCCTGACCACTGAAGTCGACTACACCGACATCAGCGATCCTTACTACTTCCAGGACCTGCAGTCCGACCAGATCGGCGTCGAGCGCACCGACTGGATCAACCAGCAGGGTGCCCTGACCTATCGTGGCGATACCTACACCGCCCGTTTGAACGCCCAGGCGTACAAGCTGGCGACCGTGGCCGACATCACCCCGTACAACCGCATGCCGCAGATCACCTTCACCGGTGCGCTGCCCTACCATCCGGGTGGTCTGGACTTTACCTACAACAGCGAGATCGTTCGTTTCGAACGTGATCTGCGCACCGGTACGTTCATCAATGAAGACGGCTTCGGCGAGCGTCGCATCGACAACAACGTTCTGGGCCTGGCGCGTGCCAACGGCAACCGCCTGAACCTGGAACCGGGCGTGGCGCTGCCGCTGAACTGGAACTGGGGCTTCGTGCGTCCGTCGCTCAAGTACAAGTACACCCAGTACGATCTGGACCTGGACAGCCAGGGCAAGAACAGCCTGCTGGCCGACGAGAAATACGGCAGCTCGCAGAACCGCGGCGTACCGATCGCCAGCATCGACAGCGGCTTGTATTTCGATCGCGACACGCAGATGTTCGGCACCAACTTCCGCCAGACCCTGGAGCCGCGCCTGTTCTACCTCTATGTACCCGAGGAAGACCAGACCGACATTCCGGTGTTCGACACCTCGGAAACCACTTTCAGCTACGGCTCGCTGTTCCGCGAAAACCGCTTCACCGGTTCCGACCGCGTGGGCGACGAGAACAAGCTGTCGCTGGGCGTGACCAGCCGCTGGATCGAAGAAAACGGCTTCGAGCGTCAGCGTGTGAGCGTCGGCCAGGCTGTGTACTTCAAGGATCGTGAAGTGCAGCTGCCGGGCGTCGACTTCAAGACCCGCGACGATGCCCAGGCCAACGTTTCACCGTACGCGCTGGAATACGAATACCGCTTCAACCGCGACTGGCGCTTCAGCTCGGACTTCAACTGGGATCCGGACAGCCGCAGCACTCGTTCGGGCAGCGCGATGTTCCATTACCAGCCTGAAGACAACCCCAATAAGGTGGTCAACCTGGGCTATCGCTACCGCGACGACACCGTCCACTACGATTCGGCGACCGGTCGCTGGACCTTCGGTGGCGACTACGGTCAGCCGGGCGATCCGAACTACGTGAAGGACTACTACAAGATCCAGCAGCATGACTTCTCGGTCATGTGGCCGATCGTGCCGCAGTGGAGCGTCATCAGCCGCTGGCAGTTCGACTACAACCGCAACCGCACGCTGGAAGCCTTTGGTGGTTTCGAATACGACAACTGCTGCTGGAAGATGCGTCTGATCAACCGCTACTGGGTTGACTACGACGAATACAGCCAGGCCGCCCCGCAGAACGAAAAAGGCGACCATGGCGTCTTCCTGCAAATCGTGCTGAAGGGCCTCGGTGGCGTGGTAGGCAATAAGGTCGAGGGTTTCCTCGACAAGGGCATTCAAGGTTATCGTGAACGTGAAGACCAAGCTATGTGA
- a CDS encoding aminoglycoside phosphotransferase family protein, producing MPDQDVRLQHLKTWLDEQLENLFQAQGWGAVPPATLTAASSDASFRRYFRWQGQGRSFIVMDAPPPQENCAPFVKIDELLASAGLNVPQIHAQDLDRGFLLLSDLGHQTYLDVIDADNADALFADAIDALLALQKLPSSGDLPSYDVALLRRELELFPQWYVGKALGKQLDAEQLAAWQRVSTRLIDSALAQPKVLVHRDYMPRNLMRSEPNPGVLDFQDAVYGPVTYDITCLFKDAFLSWPEARVQAWLRRYWEQASEQGVPVQLDFAEFCRASDLMGVQRHLKVIGIFARICHRDGKPRYLADAPRFFSYIETVLARRPELAELGQLFKSLGVSS from the coding sequence ATGCCTGATCAAGATGTACGCCTGCAACACCTCAAAACATGGCTCGACGAGCAGCTGGAGAACCTCTTCCAGGCGCAAGGATGGGGCGCCGTACCCCCGGCCACGTTGACCGCGGCCAGTAGCGATGCCAGTTTTCGTCGATACTTCCGCTGGCAGGGCCAGGGTCGCAGTTTTATCGTCATGGACGCGCCGCCGCCCCAGGAAAACTGCGCGCCGTTCGTGAAAATCGACGAATTGCTGGCAAGCGCCGGCCTCAATGTGCCGCAGATTCATGCCCAGGATCTGGATCGCGGTTTCCTGCTGTTGAGTGATCTGGGCCATCAGACTTACCTGGACGTGATCGACGCGGACAATGCCGACGCACTGTTCGCCGATGCCATCGACGCCTTGCTGGCGCTGCAGAAACTGCCGTCCAGCGGCGACCTGCCCAGCTATGACGTAGCCCTGTTGCGGCGCGAGCTCGAGCTGTTTCCGCAGTGGTACGTTGGCAAGGCATTGGGCAAGCAGCTGGATGCCGAGCAACTGGCCGCCTGGCAACGCGTGAGCACGCGCCTGATCGACAGCGCCCTGGCGCAACCCAAGGTGCTGGTGCATCGCGACTACATGCCGCGCAACCTGATGCGCAGCGAGCCCAATCCGGGCGTGCTGGACTTCCAGGATGCGGTCTACGGCCCGGTCACCTACGACATCACCTGCCTGTTCAAGGATGCCTTTCTCAGCTGGCCCGAGGCGCGGGTGCAGGCGTGGCTGCGTCGCTACTGGGAGCAAGCGAGCGAGCAGGGTGTACCGGTGCAGCTGGACTTTGCCGAGTTCTGCCGTGCCAGCGACCTGATGGGCGTACAGCGTCATCTAAAAGTGATCGGCATTTTCGCCCGTATCTGCCATCGTGACGGCAAACCCCGTTACCTGGCCGACGCACCGCGTTTCTTCTCCTATATAGAAACGGTTCTGGCGCGGCGCCCCGAGCTGGCTGAACTGGGTCAATTGTTCAAGAGCCTTGGAGTGTCCTCATGA
- the murU gene encoding N-acetylmuramate alpha-1-phosphate uridylyltransferase MurU, with protein MKAMILAAGKGERMRPLTLTTPKPLLAVGGKRLIEYHLLALAQAGFSEVVINHAWLGQQIEDYLGDGARYGVAIEYSRETEPLETGGGIRHALPLLGDAPFLVVNGDIWTDYDFSQLRGPLAGQAHLVLVDNPAHHPDGDFTLFEGQVRDQPGLTYSGIAVLDPALFDGHGEAAFKLAPLLRRAMDVGQVTGEQHLGQWVDVGTTQRLSDLDRLLAERG; from the coding sequence ATGAAAGCCATGATCCTGGCGGCAGGCAAGGGCGAGCGCATGCGCCCGCTGACCCTGACCACGCCAAAACCGTTGCTGGCCGTCGGTGGCAAGCGGTTGATCGAGTACCACCTGTTGGCCTTGGCCCAGGCCGGCTTCAGCGAAGTGGTGATCAACCACGCTTGGCTGGGCCAGCAGATCGAAGACTACCTGGGCGACGGTGCGCGCTACGGTGTGGCCATCGAGTATTCGCGCGAGACCGAACCCCTGGAAACCGGCGGTGGCATCCGCCACGCATTGCCGCTGCTGGGCGATGCACCGTTCCTGGTGGTCAATGGCGACATTTGGACCGACTACGATTTCAGCCAGTTGCGCGGCCCATTGGCGGGTCAGGCCCACCTGGTGCTGGTCGATAACCCGGCCCATCACCCCGACGGCGACTTCACCCTGTTCGAAGGCCAGGTGCGCGACCAGCCCGGATTGACCTACAGCGGCATTGCCGTGCTCGACCCTGCGCTGTTCGACGGCCACGGCGAAGCCGCCTTCAAGCTCGCACCGCTGTTGCGCCGCGCAATGGACGTAGGACAGGTCACCGGCGAGCAGCACTTGGGTCAATGGGTCGACGTGGGCACCACGCAACGGCTCAGCGATCTCGATCGACTATTGGCCGAGCGAGGTTGA
- a CDS encoding DnaJ domain-containing protein, giving the protein MLWPTTVVGAAAGYAVADIPGALLGLVLGQALDRHLRLQTWGELKDRLKGKSVLRDQELLFVLLGRVAKAEGQVLAAHIQQARLEMRSLNLNEQARRRAIGAFNRGKAGGDQLRGHLLRLKHQPNSAEGVLRACWRMVWADGQAGTAERELVVTWGKWLGWSSARVQGLGQDYEPRHKPVAKRGGAYEEAMRLLGVSSTTEPDQIKRAYRRLLSRHHPDKLVGGGATPAQIREATDRTRELHNAYSLIRERRDLR; this is encoded by the coding sequence ATGTTGTGGCCCACCACGGTAGTCGGCGCGGCAGCAGGTTATGCCGTCGCTGACATTCCAGGGGCGCTGCTGGGCCTGGTGCTCGGTCAGGCGCTGGATCGACACCTCAGGTTGCAGACCTGGGGTGAGCTGAAGGACAGGCTCAAGGGCAAGTCGGTGCTGCGCGACCAAGAGCTGTTGTTCGTGCTCCTGGGCCGAGTGGCCAAGGCCGAAGGGCAGGTGCTGGCGGCGCATATCCAGCAGGCGCGCCTGGAGATGCGCTCGCTGAACCTCAACGAACAGGCACGTCGACGCGCCATCGGTGCGTTCAACCGAGGCAAGGCAGGCGGCGATCAGCTGCGCGGCCACTTGCTGCGCCTCAAGCATCAACCCAATTCGGCCGAGGGTGTGTTGCGTGCCTGTTGGCGGATGGTCTGGGCCGATGGTCAGGCCGGGACCGCCGAGCGCGAGCTGGTGGTCACCTGGGGCAAGTGGCTGGGCTGGTCTTCGGCGCGTGTGCAGGGGCTGGGGCAGGACTACGAGCCGCGTCACAAGCCAGTGGCCAAGCGTGGCGGCGCCTACGAGGAAGCGATGCGCCTGCTCGGCGTTTCGTCGACCACCGAACCCGACCAGATCAAGCGCGCCTACCGGCGTCTGCTGAGCCGTCATCATCCCGACAAGCTGGTGGGCGGCGGTGCGACTCCGGCGCAGATTCGCGAAGCGACCGACCGTACCCGCGAGCTGCACAACGCCTACAGCCTGATCCGCGAGCGCCGCGACCTGCGTTAG